In the Pirellulales bacterium genome, CGTTGGATGCCGTGAAGAAGGCGGGCGTGGATGTCGGACTCGTCGAGCGGCAACCGATCACGGAGTCTGTTTTGGCCAACGGTCAAATCACCTATGACCAGACCCACTTTGCCAGCCTCTCGTCGCGCCTGCCGGGCACGGTGTGGCACGTCGAGAAGAACGTAGGCGATCAAGTTCGTGCGGGAGAAATCCTGGCTTTGGTCGATGCGGCTGAAGTGGGACGGGCCAAGACCGAACTGATCCAAGCCCTCGCGCAAGAAGAATTCAGCCGCAATTCCCTCAAACGACTGGAATCGCTAACGGACGTTGTGGCGGGTCGGCAAGTCCAAGAAGCCCAGACAGGATTTGTGCAAGCTTGTGCCCGTCTGCTCAGCGCCCAGCAAGCGCTCGACAATCTTGGCCTGCCTGTAAACGTCGAACAGTTGCGAGGTCTGCCCGATGATAAGCTGGCACAGCATCTCCGATTGCTTGGCTTTTCTGATGAACACCTACAGCACCACGGCCAGGATGGACCGACAGCTAATCTTCTCCCCTTGAAGGCTCCAATGAATGGCGTCATCGTGGCTCGGCAAGTCGTGGCCGGAGAAGTCGTAGATGCTACACGAGTCTTATTCCAATTGGCGGACACCAGCCGGATGTGGTTGACACTCAGTGTCCCGTTGGAAGAGACTGGCAAACTTGCCTTGGGACAACCGGTTCTTTTCCGGCCCGATGGAACCCACGGCGACGTGAGTGGAAAACTCGTCTGGATTAGCACGACCGCCGACCAACAGACGCGGATGGTAACGGCCCGCGCTGAACTCCCCAACCCGACTGGACAACTTCGCAACGAGACGTTCGGAGCAGGACGGATCGTTTTGCGCGAAGAACAAGAAGCCATTGTGGTCCCTAATGAAGCAATCCACTGGGAGGGCTGTTGCCATGTAGTCTTTGTGCGCGATAAGGGGTATTTCGATAACAAAAATAATCCCAAAGTATTCCATATCCGCACGGTGCGATTGGGGGCCAAAACCGATAAATTCACGGAGATTATTGCGGGCCTTCTAGCCGGCGAAGTCGTGGCGACCAAGGGCAGTGACGTACTCAGGGCGGAACTACTGAAAAATAAACTCGGCGAAGGCTGCACTTGCGGCAAGTAAGGAGACACTATGCTTAATTGGATTATCGACTTTTCGTTGCGTCATCGGTTTCTGGTCATTGCGGTTGCGCTCGCGTTTGCGGCCATCGGCGCGGTCTCGCTCGGACACCTGGACATCGACGCCTTCCCGGATACGACTCCGGTGCAGATTCAGATCAACACCGTCGCTCCCTCGCTTTCGCCCGAAGAAACCGAGCGTCAAATTACGTTTACCGTCGAACAGGCGATCAGTGGACTACCGGGACTGGATATCGTGCGTTCCATCTCGAAGTTCGGCTTGTCTCAGGTTGTTGTCACGTTCAAAGACGGGACGGACATTTACTTTGCCCGG is a window encoding:
- a CDS encoding efflux RND transporter periplasmic adaptor subunit; the encoded protein is MTRTTINLPAACSPDIEENHHGTPPHQKTQKVGRRFWILSLLRRHIPTLTVMAVLVGLGIYGHRSGWKLTKFSVLTGVASTEREDWCEEHGVPESQCVECHPDLLPRGKDYGWCKEHGVHDCPLCHPEIAQLKQMPNVAGSDRGQATRALTSAPRVENNAVCKNYQRRIQFASLDAVKKAGVDVGLVERQPITESVLANGQITYDQTHFASLSSRLPGTVWHVEKNVGDQVRAGEILALVDAAEVGRAKTELIQALAQEEFSRNSLKRLESLTDVVAGRQVQEAQTGFVQACARLLSAQQALDNLGLPVNVEQLRGLPDDKLAQHLRLLGFSDEHLQHHGQDGPTANLLPLKAPMNGVIVARQVVAGEVVDATRVLFQLADTSRMWLTLSVPLEETGKLALGQPVLFRPDGTHGDVSGKLVWISTTADQQTRMVTARAELPNPTGQLRNETFGAGRIVLREEQEAIVVPNEAIHWEGCCHVVFVRDKGYFDNKNNPKVFHIRTVRLGAKTDKFTEIIAGLLAGEVVATKGSDVLRAELLKNKLGEGCTCGK